The DNA region CCAGCGCTTCATCCAGAACGTGCGCGGCGTCGGCTACGTCATCCCCAAATCATGAAACTTCCCCTGGGAAACTCCCTGCGCGCCCGCCTGCTGTTCTTCCTGCTGGCGGCCGTCCTGGTCGCGGCATTGGTGCAGGGCGTAATCGCCTATCGCAGCACGCTGCAGCAGACCGACCAGATCTTCGACGCCCAGTTGGTCAGCACCGCCACCTCGCTGACGGCCGGCGACGGCTTGCTCAGCGCCACGCCCATGCCCGCCATCGACGCCGCGCCGGCCGACGACCTGATCATCCAGATATGGACCGCCAGCGGCGCGCGCCTGTTCAAGTCGCGCACCGGCAAGCTGCTGCCGGATCCCGTCGTCCTCGGTTTCTCCGACGTGCGCGTGGACGCGTCGACCTACCGCGTGTACGCCGTGGCCACGCCGTTCCAGGTGACGCAGGTGGCGCAGGACATGAAGGTGCGCCGGGACACCGCGCGCGCCCTCGCGCTGCGCACCGTGGGCCCGATCGCCGCCGCGGCGCCCCTGCTGATGCTGGTGGTGTGGCTGGTCGTGGGCGCCTCGCTGCGGCCCTTGCGCCGCACCCGCGCGGAACTGGCGGCGCGCCAGCCCGAGGCGCTGGATCCGGTCGGCGAAAGCGGCCTGCCCGACGAAATCCTGCCGCTGGTGCGCGAACTGAACCTGCTGCTGGACCGCACGCGCCGCGCCTTCGACCTGCAAAAGCGTTTCGTCGGCGACGCCGCGCATGAACTGCGCTCGCCGCTGGCCGCGCTGCGCTTGCAGATGCAGGCCCTGCAACGGCCCGGCGACACCGAGGCGCACCGGGTCGCCCTGCAACGGCTGGGCAGCGGCATCGAACGCGCCAGCCGCCTGATCGAACAACTGCTTTCCATGGCGCGCCACGACGCCGCGGCCGACGCGCTGCCGGCGCAGCGGCTGGACCTGGGCGACGTGGCCCGCCAGGCCATCGCCGACGTCCTGCCCGAGGCCAACGCGCGCGGCATGGACATCGGCATGGACGGCGCCCCCCAGGCATGGGTGCGCGGCAACGGCGACGCCCTGGCGCTGCTGCTGCGCAACCTGCTGGATAACGCCATCAAGTACACGCCGCCGGGCGGCCGCATCGACGTGGTCCTGGCGTCCACGCCCGGCGGCGCGCGGCTGCTGGTCGACGACAGCGGGCCCGGCGTGCCGGAAGCGGAGCGCGAGCGGGTGTTCGACCGCTTCTACCGCCTGGCCAACCACGACGAGGTGGGCAGCGGCCTGGGCCTGTCCATCGTCCGCGCCATTGCCGAACGCCATGGCGCCACCGTGCGGCTGGACCAGGCTCCCGAACTGGGCGGCCTGCGCGTGGAGGTGGATTTCCCGGCGTTGTCCTGATTTTCGTTGCCCTGATTTTCGCTGTCCTCGGCCGTCGCCGCCCTGAAGTCCGCCCGCTCTAAGGCTTCCCGCCTGATGGCGCACGGCCGCGGGTCTCCCCGCCGCATCATCTTCGCTTTCCTCTCTTTCTTAAGTTTGGCCTAAGACTGCGGCCGCACCATGGCGCCGTGTTCCCAACCAGCCTGGAGGCAGCGACATGAAAACCAGCAATTTCCACCCCACCCGCCTGGCGCTGGCCCTGCTGGCCGCGGGCGCCATCGGCGGCGCCGGCATCAGCGCGGCGGTCGAGTCAGCGCATGCGCAAAGCGCGCCGCCGGCGATCCAGCAGCAGGCGCAGCCCGCGGTCGGCACCGTCACGCCGCCGAACTTCGCGCAGATCACCCGTGAATACGGCCCCGCGGTGGTCAACATCAGTGTCAGCGGCCTGCGCAAGGTCTCGGCCGACGACGATGACGACAATCCCCTGGCGCAGTTCTTCGGCGGCCAGTTCCCCGGCATGATGCCCTACGGCCCCAACGTCACGCGCGAAGTCCCCATCCGCGGCGAAGGATCGGGCTTCATCATCAGCCCCGACGGCGTCATCCTGACCAATGCCCATGTGGTCAAGGACGCCAAGGAAGTGGTCGTCAAGCTGACCGACCGCCGCGAATACCACGCCAAGGTGCTGGGCGCCGACCCGCAGACCGACGTGGCGGTGATCAAGATCGACGCCAAGAACCTGCCGGTAGTGCAGATCGGCGACGTCGGCGCGCTGTCGGTCGGCGACTGGGTGCTGGCCATCGGCTCGCCCTACGGCCTGGAAAACACCGCCACCGCCGGCATCGTCAGCGCCAAGGGCCGTTCGCTGCCGGACGACACCTCCGTGCCCTTCATCCAGACCGACGTCGCCGTCAACCCCGGCAACTCGGGCGGCCCGCTGTTCAACGACCGGGGCCAGGTGGTCGGCATCAATTCGCAGATCTACACCCGCACCGGCGGCTTCCAGGGCCTGTCCTTCTCCATCCCCATCGACGTCGCGTACAAGATCAAGGACCAGATCCTGGCGCACGGCAAGGTCGAACACGCCAAGCTGGGCGTGATGGCGCAGGAGGTCAACCAGGACCTGGCCGATTCCTTCAAGCTGGATACGCCCACCGGCGCGCTGATCGCCAACGTCGAAAAAGGCAGCGCCGCCGACAAGGCCGGCCTGAAGCCGGGCGACATCATCCGCGACATCGACGGCCGCGCCATCATCTCCTCCGGCGACCTGGCCTCGGTCATCAACCTGGCGTCGCCCGGACAGAAGGTGAAGCTGGACGTCTGGCGCGACGGCAAGCACGAGACGCTGACCGCCACCCTCGGCACCCTGGACAAGTCGGAGTCGGTGGCCAGCAACGGCGACCAGAGCGCCTCGCACGGCAAGCTGGGGCTGGCGCTGCGCCCCTTGACGCCGGACGAGCGCGAGCAGGCGGACACCGACGGCTTGCTGGTGCAGCAGGCCAGCGGACCGGCCGCCAAGGCCGGCATCCAGCGCGGCGACGTCATCCTCGCCGTCAACGGCGTGCCCGCGCACAGCGTGCAACAGGTGCGCGATGCGCTGAAGAAGGCCGGCAAGACGGTGGCCCTGCTGGTCCAGCGCGGCGACGACAAGATCTTCGTCCCCGTGCAGGTCGGCTGAGGCCCATCGGCGCAGCGGCCCCGCGGGCCGGCGGTCTACGCCGTCGGTCCGCGCCGGCGCGGCAGGCCGCTTCGCGCAGGCGTCGGCATTTCTTGGTACCCTTCGGACTCCCGGGGGCTTGCTGTCCCCGGTCCCAGCGATCCCAGGAATCCGACGCCTTCCAGTGCCTGTTTTCTCCGTATTCGACTTTCGCCTTCCCGCTTCGCGCGCCCCGCAACGCCCGTGGGCCGCGCGCCTGTCCGGCCTCGCCCTGGTGCTGCTGCTGGCCGCCTGCGCCTCGCAGGGCCCCGTCGGCCCCGGCTACTACCGCGTGCAGCCGGGCGACACGCTGACCCGCATCGCCC from Bordetella genomosp. 10 includes:
- a CDS encoding ATP-binding protein, with protein sequence MKLPLGNSLRARLLFFLLAAVLVAALVQGVIAYRSTLQQTDQIFDAQLVSTATSLTAGDGLLSATPMPAIDAAPADDLIIQIWTASGARLFKSRTGKLLPDPVVLGFSDVRVDASTYRVYAVATPFQVTQVAQDMKVRRDTARALALRTVGPIAAAAPLLMLVVWLVVGASLRPLRRTRAELAARQPEALDPVGESGLPDEILPLVRELNLLLDRTRRAFDLQKRFVGDAAHELRSPLAALRLQMQALQRPGDTEAHRVALQRLGSGIERASRLIEQLLSMARHDAAADALPAQRLDLGDVARQAIADVLPEANARGMDIGMDGAPQAWVRGNGDALALLLRNLLDNAIKYTPPGGRIDVVLASTPGGARLLVDDSGPGVPEAERERVFDRFYRLANHDEVGSGLGLSIVRAIAERHGATVRLDQAPELGGLRVEVDFPALS
- a CDS encoding DegQ family serine endoprotease, with protein sequence MKTSNFHPTRLALALLAAGAIGGAGISAAVESAHAQSAPPAIQQQAQPAVGTVTPPNFAQITREYGPAVVNISVSGLRKVSADDDDDNPLAQFFGGQFPGMMPYGPNVTREVPIRGEGSGFIISPDGVILTNAHVVKDAKEVVVKLTDRREYHAKVLGADPQTDVAVIKIDAKNLPVVQIGDVGALSVGDWVLAIGSPYGLENTATAGIVSAKGRSLPDDTSVPFIQTDVAVNPGNSGGPLFNDRGQVVGINSQIYTRTGGFQGLSFSIPIDVAYKIKDQILAHGKVEHAKLGVMAQEVNQDLADSFKLDTPTGALIANVEKGSAADKAGLKPGDIIRDIDGRAIISSGDLASVINLASPGQKVKLDVWRDGKHETLTATLGTLDKSESVASNGDQSASHGKLGLALRPLTPDEREQADTDGLLVQQASGPAAKAGIQRGDVILAVNGVPAHSVQQVRDALKKAGKTVALLVQRGDDKIFVPVQVG